DNA from Variovorax sp. PBL-H6:
CAGCGCCAGCCCGGCGCCAACGTGATCGGCACCGTCGACGCCATCAGGAAGCAACTGCCCGAGCTCGAGGCTGCGCTGCCCGGCGCGCTCAAGGTCGAGGTGCTGAGCGACCGCACCACCGGCATCCGCGCCTCGGTCCATCACGTGCAGCTCGAGCTCGCCTTGGCCGTGGTGCTGGTCGTGCTGGTGATCTTCCTGTTCCTGCACAGCGTGCGGGCCACGGTCATCGCCAGCATCGCGGTGCCGATCTCGCTGATCGGCACGCTGGGCCTCATGTACCTGCTGGGCTACAGCCTCAACAACCTGAGCCTGATGGCGCTGACCATCGCCACCGGCTTCGTGGTGGACGACGCCATCGTCATGATCGAGAACATCGCGCGCTACCTGGAGGAGGGCGAGCCGCCGTTTGCGGCCGCGCTCAAGGGCGCGACGCAGATCGGCTTCACCATCATCTCGCTGACGGTGTCGCTGGTCGCGGTCCTCATTCCGCTGCTCTTCATGGGCGACGTGGTGGGTCGGCTGTTCCGCGAGTTCGCGGTCACGCTGGCGATCACCATCCTGATCTCGGCCGTGGTCTCGCTCACGCTCGTGCCGATGATGTCGGCGCGCTGGCTCACTGGATTACCTTCGCCTTCGGCTTCGGTTTTCGCCTCGGGAGCGGCCCAGCGGCTCAAGCCGCAGGCCGAGGAGGGCGGCCGCTTCGGTGCGCGCGTGCAGCACTTCTTCGAGCGCGTGATCGCACGCTACGACACCTGGCTGCAATGGGTGCTGCGCCACCAGCCGCTGACGCTCGTGGTGGCGGCGCTGACATTGGCGTTGACGGTGCTGCTCTACATCGCCATTCCGAAGGGCCTGTTCCCCACGCAGGACACCGGGCAGCTGCAGGCGCGCATCGAGGCGGCGCAGGATGTGTCCTATGCGCGCATGGCCGAGTTGCAGAAGGCCGCGGCCGCGGCCATCCTGGCCGATCCCGATGTGCGCAGCCTCAGCTCGGTGGTGGGTGTGGATGCAGCCAACAACACGGCGCTCAACACCGGGCGCATGCTGATCAACCTGCGCTCGGCCCGCGACGACCAGGCGGCCGTGATGCAGCGCCTGCGCGAGCGCGTGAACACGATGGCTGGCGTGACGCTCTATCTGCAGCCCACGCAAGACCTGACGATCGACGCCGAGACCGGCCCGACCGAGTTCCGCGTTGCACTCGAAGGCGTGGACACCACGGTCGTGAATGGTTGGGCGAAGAAGCTGGTCGAGCGGCTGCGCGACACGCCGCAGGTCCGCAACGCGACCACCGACGCGGGTGCGCAGGGCCTGGCCGCTTACGTCGACATCGACCGCAACACCGCCTCGCGGCTGTCGGTCACGGCCAGCTCGGTCGACGATGCGCTCTACAGCGCCTTTGGCCAGCGCATCGTCTCGACCATCTTCACCGAGACCAACCAGTACCGCGTGATCCTGGAGGCGCAGCGCGAGGGGCTCGCGTCACCGCAGGGGCTGGGCAACCTGCAGCTGCGCACCGGCGCCGGCACGCCGACGCCGCTGGCCTCGCTGGCCACCGTGCGCGAGCAGCTCGCGCCGCTGTCGATCACGCGCGTGGCGCAGTACCCGGCCGCGACGGTGGGCTTCGACACCGCGCCGGGGGTCGCGCTGGGCAAGTCGGTCTCGGCGATCCGCGAGGCAGCCAAGGAGATCGGCTTGCCGGCGAGCGTGCGGCTGAACTTCCTGGGCGCGGCAGGCGCCTACGAGAGGTCGCTCACCAACCAGCTCTGGTTGATTCTTGCCGCGGTGGTGTGCGTGTACATCGTGCTGGGTGTGCTCTACGAGAGCTACATCCATCCGCTGACCATCTTGTCGACGCTGCCCTCCGCCGGCGTGGGCGCGCTGCTGGCGCTGATGGTGACGGGCAACGACCTGGGGGTGATCGGCATCATCGGCATCATCCTGCTGATCGGCATCGTGAAGAAGAACGCGATCATGATGATCGACTTCGCGATCGACGCCGAGCGGCACGAAGGGAAGTCACCACGGGAGGCGATCCACCAGGCGGCGCTGCTGCGCTTCCGGCCGATTCTGATGACGACGCTGGCTGCGCTGTTTGCGGCGCTGCCGTTGATGTTGGGGTGGGGCGAGGGGGCGGAGTTGCGGCGGCCGCTGGGCCTGGCGATCTTTGGTGGCCTGGTCGTGAGCCAGGTGCTGACCTTGTTCACGACGCCGGTGATCTATCTGGCGTTTGATCGGATGGGGCGCAGGTTCGGGGGGAAGCGTGACGCTGCGCACGGCTGAGGTGTTGCTCTCGTTCCCTCTCCCGCTTGGAGAGGGCTGGGGCAGCTTGCCTTCGATTTGCACGGCTACTTCGGTTGGTGCGTTGCGCTGGTTCCGAGGCTGGAGCCAGCCTCAAACCAACAGCAACGTACGACATCGACAGGACGCGTACCCTCACCCTCTCCCAGGGCGACAGGGAGCAGGACCGCGAAGAGAGCCATAGATGAACCTCTCCCGTCCCTTCGTCGAACGCCCCATCGCGACAGTCCTCCTGACCATCGGCATCGCCCTGGCCGGCATCGTTGCCTTCTTCGTCCTGCCGGTCTCGCCGCTGCCCCAGGTCGACTACCCCACCATCTCGGTCCAGGCGAGCCTGGCCGGCGCCAGCCCCGACACCATGGCCTCGA
Protein-coding regions in this window:
- a CDS encoding efflux RND transporter permease subunit — encoded protein: MSPSRPFIERPVATGLLMLAIVLAGLVGFRFLPLAALPQVDYPTIQVQTLYPGASPEVMSRTVTAPLERQFGQMAGLDRMSSVSSNGVSIVTLQFALDQTLDVAEQQVQAAINAGGSLLPADLPAPPVYAKVNPADAPILTLAVSSSTMPLTEVQNLVNTRLAQKISQVAGVGLVSLSGGQRPAVRIQADTNALASVGIGLDTLRTAIAAANANSAKGSFDGPQRAYTINANDQLVAAADYKNLIVAWKNGAPVRMSDVARVVDGAENTQLGAWAAARAESKDKQDAAATPDAGIYPAIILNVQRQPGANVIGTVDAIRKQLPELEAALPGALKVEVLSDRTTGIRASVHHVQLELALAVVLVVLVIFLFLHSVRATVIASIAVPISLIGTLGLMYLLGYSLNNLSLMALTIATGFVVDDAIVMIENIARYLEEGEPPFAAALKGATQIGFTIISLTVSLVAVLIPLLFMGDVVGRLFREFAVTLAITILISAVVSLTLVPMMSARWLTGLPSPSASVFASGAAQRLKPQAEEGGRFGARVQHFFERVIARYDTWLQWVLRHQPLTLVVAALTLALTVLLYIAIPKGLFPTQDTGQLQARIEAAQDVSYARMAELQKAAAAAILADPDVRSLSSVVGVDAANNTALNTGRMLINLRSARDDQAAVMQRLRERVNTMAGVTLYLQPTQDLTIDAETGPTEFRVALEGVDTTVVNGWAKKLVERLRDTPQVRNATTDAGAQGLAAYVDIDRNTASRLSVTASSVDDALYSAFGQRIVSTIFTETNQYRVILEAQREGLASPQGLGNLQLRTGAGTPTPLASLATVREQLAPLSITRVAQYPAATVGFDTAPGVALGKSVSAIREAAKEIGLPASVRLNFLGAAGAYERSLTNQLWLILAAVVCVYIVLGVLYESYIHPLTILSTLPSAGVGALLALMVTGNDLGVIGIIGIILLIGIVKKNAIMMIDFAIDAERHEGKSPREAIHQAALLRFRPILMTTLAALFAALPLMLGWGEGAELRRPLGLAIFGGLVVSQVLTLFTTPVIYLAFDRMGRRFGGKRDAAHG